Below is a window of Planococcus rifietoensis DNA.
GCGCGGCTTGCATCCGGATTATCTGACCGATCTATTGATCTGGGCGGTGCCACTCGCCATTGTCGGCGCGCGTATTTATTATGTGATGTTCGAATGGGAAAATTATAAAGACCAGCCCGCCCAAATCATCGCCATCTGGAATGGCGGGATTGCGATACACGGGGCGTTGATTGCTTCGGTCATCGTCGCCTATATATTCACGAAACGCCGCAATACGCCGTTTTTGAAAGTGGCGGATATTTTGGCGCCAAGTATTTTAATCGGACAAGCGATTGGGCGCTGGGGCAATTTCATCAACCAGGAAGCGCATGGCGGAGAAGTCTCTCGCCAGTTTCTTGAGAATCTGTTCATTCCCGACTGGATCATCAATCATATGTACATAGACGGAGCTTATTATCACCCAACCTTCCTCTACGAATCGATGTGGAGCTTGGTGGGAATCATAATCTTGCTGCTGCTCCGAAAAGCTAATTTGGTGCGCGGCGAAATGTTCTTCTTCTATATGATTTGGTATTCAGTCGGCCGTTTCTTCATTGAAGGAATGCGCACTGACAGCTTGTATGTCATTGGCGAATTGCGCGCTGCACAACTTGTATCGGTCATCGCGATCGTTATTGGGCTTGCGTTCATCATCTACCGACGCGTGGCCATCAAAAACCCACCGCGCTATTTGGATAAATAACTAGGAAAGAAGAGATTGAATGTCGACAGTGAAAAATGGCTTGAAAGCCGGATTAAAGACTACGTGGTCACTCGGGAAAATCATTTTCCCGATTACTTTGCTCATCACCATGCTGCAATTCACGCCGGTATTGCCATTTATCATCGATTTAATCGCACCGGTCATGGGGATATTCGGCCTGAGCGGCGAAGCGGCCGTTCCGCTTGTGCTCGGCAACGCGCTCAATTTGTATGCCGGAATCGCCGGAATTTTATCGCTTGAACTGACCGTGAAAGAAGTATTCATCCTGGCGGTCATGTTATCGTTCTCCCATAACATCTTTATCGAAACCGGCGTCGCCTTGAAAGTCGGCGTCCGTTTGTGGGTCGTCTTGGTGGTGCGTTTCGGTCTTGCGGCTTTGTCCGGCATCTTAATTAACTTATTCTGGTCGGGTGGCGGGGAAATTGCGCAATATGGCTTTGCGCCTGAAGTCGCCGCTGCGCCGGAAACATGGCTTGGCATCTTCTTGCTCGGCTTGGAAAAAGCAAGTTTTGGTGTGCTTCAGCTGGCGATGATTGTCATCCCGCTTATGCTGATGATCCAACTATTGAAAGATCGCCATTATTTGCAGAAAATCTCAAATATGATGGGGCCGCTCACTAAGCTGATCGGCGTCGAGAAAAACGCCTCATTGACGCTCGCCTCCGGATTGATTTTCGGATTGGCGATGGGAGCAGGTGTGATGATCCAAGCAGTTCAGGAAGACGGCGTCAGCCGGAAAGATGCGACACTCGCCTTTATCTTCCTGGTGGCATGCCACGCGATTGTCGAGGATACCTTGATTTTCATTCCGCTTGGCATCCCGATTTGGCCGCTGCTGCTGATTCGCGTCATCACCGCCCTCGCCTTGACGATATTCATCTCTTACCTATGGCGTCGGGCTGAAGACAATCGGAAGGAAGTGCTCTCTACATGAACAAAGATATAACGACTTTATTGTTTGATTTTGATGGAACTTTGCTCGATACGAATGAATTGATCATCCAGACATTCCTGTCGGTGCTCGGTGAACATTTTCCGGGCGAATACGGACGGGAAGATGTCTTGCATTTTATCGGCCCTTCATTGGAACAGACCTTTACAAAAATCGCACCGGGCAAAGTCAACGAACTGAGCGATCAGTACCGCCGCCTAAACCGGACGCTCCATGACGAGTTGGTGTCTGAATACGACGGAGTTGCAGAAACTTTGCGGACGTTGAAATCCAGAGGCTTGAAAATGGCGATCGTTTCCACTAAACGGGAAGAAACGATCTTGCACGGCTTGAAGTTGATGGGCGTGCACGATGTGTTCGATGTCTTGGTGGCATTGGATCATGTGCAGAACCCGAAGCCGCATCCCGAGCCGCTTGAACTGGCATTGCGTTTATTGGAAGCGGATCAGCAAGAGGCCTTGATGATCGGTGATAATTCACATGACATCGAAGGCGGCAAAAATGCCGGCGTCCGCACAGCGGGCGTCGCATGGACTGCAAAAGGAGAAGAGTTTTTAGCGAGCTTTGAACCGGATTTCATGCTGCAACATATTTCCGACCTGTTGGAATTGACGAAGGCGGGCGTAAGATGAGACGCACCGAGCGATATCCTGTTGAAGGAGCAAATTCGCTTTGGCATATCTACAAAACCGTGCCGTTCTGGAAAGTCGCGAAAAACTTTCTGGTCCTCCAGACGGCCCGCTATACGCCGTTTTTGCCGATGAAAAACTGGCTGTATCGCCAATTTCTTGGCATGAAGGTCGGCAAGGAAACGTCATTTGCGCTGATGGTCATGCCCGATGTTATGTTTCCGGAACGCATACAGGTAGGTGATAATACCGTCATCGGCTATAATACGACCATTCTTGCGCACGAATACTTGATTGAAGAATACCGGCTCGGCGACGTCTTGATCGGCGACCGTGTCATGATCGGAGCAAACAGTACGATTTTGCCCGGCATCAAGATTGGGGATGGCGCCATTGTCTCCGCTGCCACGCTCGTCCATAAAGATGTACCGGCTGGAGCTTTCGTCGGCGGCAATCCGATGAAAATCATCTATACAGCCGAAGAAATGGCCGATCGACAAGCAAAATCCTGAAAGCTCAGTGCTTTCAGGATTTTTTATATCCTCCTTGCTTGACGAGCCAAAGCGGCTTGCGCTAAAATAAGAATCACTTTAACGATTCATCACTCTAGCGAACTAAAGTGAAATAACCGATAATAGGAAGTGTTCAACGATGACCATCGAAATGTTTGAAAAACCATTAGGCATGCGTGACGATTTTCCTTTAATTGCAAAGCAAAAAGCAGATTTAAGAAAACAAGGCACTCAATTGATCGAGCGGGCAGGGTATGAACTGCTGCAAACGCCGACTTTGGAATACTACGAAACGATCGGGAAGATCTCCGCGATTTCAGATGACGCGTTATTCAAGCTGCTCGATAGCCAAGGTAAGACGCTCGTCTTGCGGCCGGATATGACATCCCCGATCGCACGGGTTGCGGCATCGAAATTATTGCGTGAAAAAATGCCGATCCGTCTCGGCTATTATTCCAATGTGTTCCGTGCGCAAAAGCGCGAAGGCGGACGCCCTGCAGAATTCGAGCAGATGGGCGTCGAGTTGATTGGCGATGATTCCCTTTATGCGGATGCGGAAGTGATCAGCCTGGCTTGGGATATTCTGAAGGAATTGGGCGTTGGTTCTGCCCGCACCGTCATCGGGCACACGAGGCTGCTTGAACTGATATTGGCAGATTTCGGGCTGGATGCGGAACAAAGCGGCAAAGTGCGTGAACTGTTTGTCGCGAAGAACGGTGTAGGGGTCGAGCAATTGGCAAAAGAGCTGCCGATCCCTGAAGGCAAACTGGCATCGTTCCTGAAATTGATGCAGGCAACAACAGTAGCTGATTGGAAACAGTGGATCAACGAAGAAAACGAAGAA
It encodes the following:
- the lgt gene encoding prolipoprotein diacylglyceryl transferase, encoding MYSVLAAIDPVAFSIGPIDVRWYGVIIATGIVIAFLVGQKEMVKRGLHPDYLTDLLIWAVPLAIVGARIYYVMFEWENYKDQPAQIIAIWNGGIAIHGALIASVIVAYIFTKRRNTPFLKVADILAPSILIGQAIGRWGNFINQEAHGGEVSRQFLENLFIPDWIINHMYIDGAYYHPTFLYESMWSLVGIIILLLLRKANLVRGEMFFFYMIWYSVGRFFIEGMRTDSLYVIGELRAAQLVSVIAIVIGLAFIIYRRVAIKNPPRYLDK
- a CDS encoding ATP phosphoribosyltransferase regulatory subunit produces the protein MTIEMFEKPLGMRDDFPLIAKQKADLRKQGTQLIERAGYELLQTPTLEYYETIGKISAISDDALFKLLDSQGKTLVLRPDMTSPIARVAASKLLREKMPIRLGYYSNVFRAQKREGGRPAEFEQMGVELIGDDSLYADAEVISLAWDILKELGVGSARTVIGHTRLLELILADFGLDAEQSGKVRELFVAKNGVGVEQLAKELPIPEGKLASFLKLMQATTVADWKQWINEENEEQRELYRDMERLEQLLGRNGLGDAVTFDISFSSHMTYYTGLVFEFYGAGSGFPLGSGGRYDGLMEQFGLQVGATGFGLRVDRLLESVAPEKAEQPHTLILFDEQNEQYAFDKAQQLRNSGKRVTLQYAPAVKALEPFTALFTEVIRGEELHNG
- a CDS encoding nucleoside recognition domain-containing protein, whose protein sequence is MSTVKNGLKAGLKTTWSLGKIIFPITLLITMLQFTPVLPFIIDLIAPVMGIFGLSGEAAVPLVLGNALNLYAGIAGILSLELTVKEVFILAVMLSFSHNIFIETGVALKVGVRLWVVLVVRFGLAALSGILINLFWSGGGEIAQYGFAPEVAAAPETWLGIFLLGLEKASFGVLQLAMIVIPLMLMIQLLKDRHYLQKISNMMGPLTKLIGVEKNASLTLASGLIFGLAMGAGVMIQAVQEDGVSRKDATLAFIFLVACHAIVEDTLIFIPLGIPIWPLLLIRVITALALTIFISYLWRRAEDNRKEVLST
- a CDS encoding acyltransferase gives rise to the protein MRRTERYPVEGANSLWHIYKTVPFWKVAKNFLVLQTARYTPFLPMKNWLYRQFLGMKVGKETSFALMVMPDVMFPERIQVGDNTVIGYNTTILAHEYLIEEYRLGDVLIGDRVMIGANSTILPGIKIGDGAIVSAATLVHKDVPAGAFVGGNPMKIIYTAEEMADRQAKS
- the ppaX gene encoding pyrophosphatase PpaX; this encodes MNKDITTLLFDFDGTLLDTNELIIQTFLSVLGEHFPGEYGREDVLHFIGPSLEQTFTKIAPGKVNELSDQYRRLNRTLHDELVSEYDGVAETLRTLKSRGLKMAIVSTKREETILHGLKLMGVHDVFDVLVALDHVQNPKPHPEPLELALRLLEADQQEALMIGDNSHDIEGGKNAGVRTAGVAWTAKGEEFLASFEPDFMLQHISDLLELTKAGVR